AGATTAACGGAGCTCGCAGTTGATTGTGGCAAACTTATTTTGTTCACTAACAGCCAGTTAATTATGTCACGTGGCAACATGTTTTTATTCCAACTAATGAATTTTGGGACACTGCACAGCGTCGCATTTTTTATACGTTTATTTTTGGTTGGCTTTGGGATTTATCAAGACCGAACCATGGTAGTCAAATACACTGACATCGACTTTCACGTCTTTATAGACGCATCCAGACTGGTTACGCTGGTGAGTTCCTCTTTAGGAGACATGACACGTGAGATGTAGTGATGAAACCAGGCCCCATATCGTTATATTTTCGAGCTTATTGCGTCGTTCCTTGGTAAGGGTGTTacgtttttaaatgttcattttatgaTAGTCTAAAAATATCATGTTTCCTGCTTTCACGGAATTAATCACCTTGCTGGGGGGATAAACAATAGAACCCCTCATAGAAtttctaatggttttaatggaaacggTGATGGTCCCTGTGGTTCTTTACTAGTAGTTTGTTGCCTTCATGTTATgcctagtggataccattaatgaccagtatttgttttaatggtttgtaatggtatttgaagttgaaaccattagaatttcagtgatggtttctattgttttttgtttaaggGAGACCACTTAAAACACAGACAAACCAGTCAATATATACACCAAACAACAAAAggaaaaagtttttatttactaatagtttttttttcctagaaatatattttagaaaatgaTTTCCATAAAATCTCTCTTATCACTGTATTTATTACTGCACGCTGACCTAGTGCCACAGTGTACAGCAGTGCATAGCCAAAAATAGTTTGGTTTAGTTTTGTACAGCAATGCCATGTTCTTCTGTGTTTGATTGCTATCATTTATAATAAAGTTAGGAATTAGGAGTGGCAGcaatgtaatatttttacatCAGTAATGGATCAAACAGAGCTCAGACAAAGAGTTTCAGTGCAGTTATGGGTAGTCCAGAGTATGGAGAAGATTCCATGCCAGATATCGAATTGTTTTTCATTCGTGACCAAGGCCAACATGCCCCAGTGCAAATTTTGCAAAGCaaaatttttataaatgttaagCGCGTTATCTTCCACTTGTGTTGCTTGATCTCTTCAATGAAAAATAATCTGCAAATTGGACTgttgaatcatttttaaaaggtGAATATTATCCACCATTAAAAGCAGTTTGTGCCATTGTATTTTACTGCATGGTTCTGTTTATGTGAATTATGATGCACTAGGTGTATTGCTTTTCATCAGTGGCATACAGAAAATGTTCcacagtgaaaaacaaaatcagtagGGGATTGTGTTTTATAACTTAAATGGCAACTTTTTGTTCAGATGTGAATGTAATAATTCCCCTGTGCATTGCATTTCACCTTGCTGTGCACATGGGGCTAGTGCCATTTTGTAATCCAATTATTGCCCAATCAGTGCCCTCTGATGTATTCGGGGAAGTGCCTATAATCTGAGAATGGAAGAAGGACCCAGATGTGTCATTTTCCAGGAGGTTTTGCTTTCCATATGAAGGAACAAACTTTCCTGTATAGAAATTTAAAATAGAAATTTCTTATAGGTGCATTGTTTCTTCATTCTTACTGCAGTGAACCCTTAATCAAGAATCTTGTCAGAATTCCTAACACAAGTGTTCATATGACTTTGTGGATCTGGTGTACTTGTCTGCGATCAATGATCAATATGTATGTGCCTTGTCTGCAAGTGCTCAGGTAGAGTGCACACCTCTTTGTCCACCAACAAGCGATCGCAAGCAGTTCAAGTAGTGTATTTGCGGAGTAATTCTGAGATTTTGAAACCCGGGTATTATGTATTCTGTTCTCCAACTCGCATTCGATTTGACACCCCCAGCTAGTTAATATACATTAAGAAAACCTTGAACTTTATCATTAATATATATCTCGCTAATAGATTTCTCAGTACAAGTAAATTATTTCCAGCTGCTAATGTCTCCATACTTGTTCCATGGTAATTTCAAAATGGTTTCATCACTCACACCCTAAATGAAGTTTCTGAGCACAAGTACAAACGTTTTTCCTCTCCATTTATGTTTTACTGATGTTTaagaaattaaatgattttaGTAAATGATTTGAAACAGTCTTTTGATTGTAACCTTCTTGCTTTCATAGGGTGAGTCTCCATACAACAGGTCCACATACCGGTATACACCACTCCTGGCGTGGATGTTATCACCTAGCATCTACTTGACCTCTCATTTTGGGAAGCTGCTGTTTGTGATTTGTGATGTACTCTCTGGtgtcctcttataccacatatTGACTCTTCGAGGTTTATCCAGTGATGCAGCCTGTCATTTCTCAGCTCTCTGGCTCCTTAATCCTTTACCAATTGGTGTATCAACGCGTGGGAATGCTGAAGCACTGTTGGCTATTTTGGTTCTGTCCACTCTCCTGTGTTTACAACTGAAGAGACATTTTACAGCAGCGTTTCTCTATGGTCTCTCTGTCCATATGAAAATCTATACAGTAATATATGCCCTTCCTATCGCCCTCTTTATATCAAATCACAAGGACTTGAAGAACCATTACAAAGGTGTTTTTAGGATTATCCAAAGCCTTTTCAGTAAGGATCTGGCTCTATTTGCTGCTGTTGCAGGAGCTATGTTTCTTGGACTGACTTTGACTTTTTATTGCATGTAAGTTACAATAAGGTGAAGGGAGCCAATTCATAGTTTgattaaaaatacagttgcaatcaaaattattccacccccattgcaaatcaggtctATTGTCGAAATTTACAGACTTGCacctgtttgcaatgaacagatcaaacaaaagcaattgaagtagttcaacacaacgaatgcttcaagtggtttccccaaattcaaatgaaaatgcaacttataatgatttctctggtttcaaaattattcaacccctttaTGTCAAGTACTTAgaagagcacccttttgctgttatgacctgctgcaaacgagatgcatagcttctggcagcattcctgaggaatcttagctcATTCCTCATGaacaatggcctccagttcagtaatattcttgggtttgtgtgctgcagcCCTCTTCTTCAAATcgcaccagagattttctatggggtttaaatcaggtgactgtgatggccctgtagaatcttccaggatttcttctgcaaccaaTCCTTGGGGGAATTTAAGCTATggttgggatcattgtcctgttggaaggtccaatgatgcccaagcttcggcttcctcacagacagcatgatgttttctcctaggattttctGATACTGCAATGAATTCATCTTGCCTTCTATACGcggcaggtttccagtgccagagtaGGCAAAGCAGCCCCCGAGCaccaccgagccaccaccatacttgactgtggacagtgtgttctttcttcattcttctttctccagacataccgctgatccatcgtgcaaaaaagttccagttttgtttaatcgctccacagaacagaatcccaaaacttctgtggcttatttatgattttgagctgactttctagcatggaaaccttctgcatttagtacgtgccttactgttcactgaaacctcagtgcctgtttccaccaagtctcgctgcaggtcttttgcggTTTCTCTAGTGTTGTCTTCAGAAATATGGTTGCAGCTGTTgatggcttcctttttctgccccgtccaggtatttcatgtattttctgcccctaggcagttcaggtgtttcttgtgttccagctcaagcacaactggtgcaactaatgaagcccttagttgcatcaggtgtgcttgagacaacacttgTTTTGCGTATTTGTACTGTTATGAGGGATTCTGTTCAGagggttgaattattttgaaactggagaaatcattataagttgcattttcagttaaatttggggaaaccactcggtgtgcattcgttgtgttgaacaattttaattgcttttgtttgttcattgtaaacagctgaaagtctgtaaattttgacaataaacctgatttgcaatggcaGCTGAATAAtcttgattgcaactgtataagaTTACATAATTTCTAGTGTGAAAATTTTTACGTTTTCCATTCTTTAAGTGGCAGCAACCAAAGTTGGAATAGAATATATCATACAAGTTCAACGCAATTAGTTTTACATCTCCCATTGTTTCATGAATAGAGAATAAAGTAaagtgtataaaataaaaaggaaatgtaCATTATACAGTCCTGTATCTGCAAGTTCTAAAAGGCAAAATTTGTCAGTACAAATAATACAATAGTGACTTTACAGTCAGTAGTACAATATTGCAACGGAACAGtagaaaaacaacattaaaactgTTTTTACATGTCAGGAGCATTTTCGGAGTGGCAGAAACAAGCTTTGTTGTAATCTCCATGTATTTAATTGGTGTGATTGAACAGAATGTGGAGTGGACAGTTATAGAGGATGCAATTCTAGTGGGTCAGTCCGATACATTATGATGGTAGCTCTGTTTTTTAGTCTGAAAGTGCCTGAGTAGATGGTCCTGTACCCACCTGCTGGATGGCAAGGTTGAGTGGGATCCATGCAGGGGTTTGTTTTATATAGGCAGTGTGACCTGTAAAACATGAAGGTTGGAATTTGGGTCCTGATGACCCTCTAAGAACAGCTGATAGCCTgctacagaattttttttttggcttctaTGCAACTGGAATACCATGCCAGAATTGAATAGAGTATGCTTTCTGTGGTGCAGTAGTAGGAGGTGACCAGTGGCTGTTGGAGCACCTTGGCTTTCTTGAACCTTCTCAGAAAGTACAGACTCTGCTGGTATTAACTGCCCATGAGATTCCTCAGAGATGTGGACCCAAGAAACAAAAGCTGATCTCTCTCTGGTCTCCAGTGATGGACTAACATAGTAGTCACATCTAGACTACCTGAAGTCAATGGCGAGCTCCTTGGTCTTGCTGGTGTTAAGTCAGTTGTTCTCTGAGCATCCCTCTCTGTAAGCCGATTTTTTCATTGCCAGAAATAAGTTAAATTTCCATTGCATTTTCTGCAGACTTAATGATGTATGTGCAGAGACAAATAAAGATGTAAGATTAGTCAAAACTTATGCCACCCATTTAGCACTGTACTGTGCCATCAGAGCCTCTATCCCTGATGGTCCCTCTGGAGGGACAGGCATAACTGATATTCTTATCAGTAATGGACTAAATACAGCAAATGGACACCTTCACACTCATCGCACCCATATGTGAACATCGCATTCCAAatccatgggcattaatatggactTGGTCCCCTCTTTGTTGCTATAACGGCCTctattcttctgggaaggtttttcACAAGATTTTGgaacgtggctgtggggatttgtcctttcagccacaagagcgttAATGAGGATGAGGCATGTTGAGTGAGAAGGCCTGGTACTCTGTCAGTGTTCTAATTAGGGCTGTGCAAAAACTTCACAATGTGCATCCTGGGAATGTGTGATTCACATTGTGGGACTCTTCATTATACATCTaatgtcattgtactgtttgaACACCATAGGTCATGATCTGCAGAACCCATAAAATGTATAGAGAGCATGCTGGGCCCGATAGTTCCAGATTGCGATGACCAACACACATTGAGTTTATATGATTACACAACCACACTGTAACAGTTAAAAAGAGCTCTCCAGTAAAATTCTAATCACACCAGCCCCTCACCGCTGCGATCTACAGTGCCCAAGAACAAGTCAGTGGAATTCAACCATTTTAGCGGACTTTGAAGCACCGTTTCCGGTTAAAATGATGCCTCAGGTGCTACAGAGCTCATTATGTTTGTCAGTCATTTTCCCCAGGTCAGagactttgtttattcaatAAAATTATTGGGAGAATTGATAAATTAatgtatgtattcatttatttttaagatatggtgaacctgtagtagtaatttgtttttgttttttttttacagacacaATTTTTTGTCTCTTCAGTCCAGAattctttcatttaaattttgtaaaaaattttCTGAGAATAGTCTTGAATTGTGAAGCCAGTATGGTGaataaaatcgaattgaataGGGGAGTTACACCCCTAGTCCCAATTCAACCCAAAGGTGTGCAGTGAGGtagaggtcagggttctgtggaGGCtgcttgagttcttccacaccaaccttgggaAACCATGTTTTTATGGACCTTGTTTTGTGttcaggggcattgtcatgttggaatgGATTTGGGATCCTTAGTCCCATTGAAGAGAAATCTTACTGATCCagcgtacaaagacattctagacaattgtgtccAAATTATGGCAGCAGTTTGGGCAAGACCCAGATATGGGTGTGATcggcaggtgtccacatacttttggccatatagtttacCTTGCCACATGTGCTGGGTGTCTGTATACTGTATTCTTTTTAGGCTGGATGTGGCAACATTCATTATATGCTTCTGATTTGTAAGTGCTTTTATGTGTCAGTTGATAGTAATGTCAGTGCAGCTCCACAGCACAAGAGGATGTAAATTCCTCCAAGTTAATTTTTGCCTCATGTTTTGTCCATCTTGCAGTCCTGTGTCCTGAGTGGGCTAAATTTATTGATCATTGCTCAAAGATAAGCCTGTAAAATGTCTGGTGAAATCTGATTGGACAAATGTTGccttgtttttccatttatcATGTTAACCTTGAACTTGCACTTATAGACTTGCACAAAgttggagggggaaaaaaatgttagcTCCATTAATATTTAGCAACCATTAGTTGTTAAATATTACCCCCTAGTGATCAGATTTATGTGACTCTTGCAGTATGTGCTCAGATGGTTATAATCGACATTTCCACCagtatttctgtaaaaaaattttgtatgtaacacacacacactttcacagacaatgtacagtcccctccaaacgtagtggaacagcaaggccaattctattgtttttcctatacattgaagacatttgggtttgagatcaaaagatgaatgagatgattgatcagaatttcagctttcatttcctcatatttacatctagatgtgttaaagaaCTTAGAACATGCcagcttttgtttgaacccacacatttttttccaagtgatcaaaaatattggaacatgtgactgataggtgtgccctgttatattgaatgtttaaagaatgaatagctctgaatgtctactcggATTGTGCCCTAGGTTTgcatctgctcatgatccaaaaacaTATgcgctcatcagtcaagcatggtggaggttgtgtcatggcttgggcttgcatggctgcttctggaatggtttatcatctttattgatgatgtaacccatgatggtagcagcagaagaAATTCAGAAGTGTACAGAATCAATCTGTcttccagtttacagagaaatgcatccaaattcaTTGGGAAGAACTTCACtatgcagcaagataatgacccaaaacaaaGGATTTCATTTGGGGGGAGTGGAagattttagactggccaagttgatcaccagaccttaatccatttgagcatgcatttctcttcctgaagaggagactggtTCAGTACATataaccacaatcatggggaagatgaaagtaaattttgcatttcatttggaaatcaaggtcccagagtctggaggaatagtggagaggcacagaatccaagttgcttgaagtcaaGTGTGAAGTTGCATGGTGGctcattaggaggtagtttataacattgcaatgtgttagcgtcgttaacaaataactgtctatcgcaaacattacatggagcataacgttagctggtttcatggccacaatgccagctacCTCAggcaaacataatataggactgTCTTTCTGGTGTTTCATCAAATTCTAGGTGTTTCCtcgtttgtttgaaatgaacgcaCACCGGCAACCGATGCTAGCTTTCCTcccttttcctctcaacgagtcggggcggagctaaacttgttacgCTAAGCTAATCTTTTGTAGTGtttcccatgtgcttgtaggtgttcttcttcttcaccacttgtggaccaactaaaacacttgtgcatatttgctgccccatcagttccggaagaattgcaacctcagtACCTTCATTAGCACCAGTACCgatgctactgcagaaaaacaagtacagtcacgttttaagaatcttggtaccgaagtatcggttctcgtgacatccctacaccagacccaacaatacatatgagctgaaggccgctttcaaagcaacctgggctttgCAACACCTCAGAAGTGCAACAGGCTGACTGCCTCCATACCACGCCACGTggatgcagtaatttgtgcaaaaagagccctgaccaagtattgagtgcattaATTCACATACTtctcagaaggtcgacatttctgtattataaattttgtattctaatattttgacatGCTGGATTTTTGTTTTCCATGTGCTGTAAGCCGTAagcaagattaaaacaaaaaaaggctaaacatatttcattttgtttaatgaatctagaatatataaaagttctacttttttaagttaaattacaggaaaaaaaataaacgtttCCACAATATtccaaaaaaattttattatttatttatttattttttttacatgcacctgtatagtgaaaacagtagaattggccttgctgttccaatagtttagGAGGGGATTGTAGATCATTGATTCTTTTGTTAAAATCTGAGCATTAAAATTCTGTAAATTCTCTTTACATTCTTTAGGTATGGCTGGGACTTCCTCCAAGAAACCTACCTCTACCACTTAACCAGGCGGGACATTCGTCATAATTTCTCCCCATACTTCTACATGTTTTACTTAACAGTGGAGAgtgaattttgttttgttctgggTCTAGTGACTTTTCTTCCCCAGGTTATATTGTTGCTTCTTACATCTCTAGCCTTCTATGCTGACTTACCTCTTTGCTGCTTCCTCAACACAGCCCTTTTTGTCAGCTTCAACAAAGTCTGCACATCGCAGGTAACACATGATAAAGTATCATTCTCATTAGCTTTGCACAGCATAatgttttattctctttttgCTCTCATTCTTTACTCTCCTGAAACAATTAGTGactatacagtggtgcttgaaagtttgtgaaccctttagaattttctgtataactgcataaatacgacctaaaataacatcagattttcaaactagtcctaaaaataaataaagataacccaattaaacaaatgagccaaaaatattatactcggtcattgATTTATcgagaaaatgatccaatattacatatctgtgagtggaaaaagtatgtgaacctttgctttgagtatctggtgtgacccccttgtgcagcaataacttcaACTAAACTTTCCAGCAACAGTTGTTaagtcctgcacattggcttggaggaattttagatcattcctcagtacagaacagcttcaactctgggatgttggtgggtttcctcacatgaaatGCTTGCtttaggtccttccacaacatt
This genomic interval from Ictalurus punctatus breed USDA103 chromosome 23, Coco_2.0, whole genome shotgun sequence contains the following:
- the pigm gene encoding GPI mannosyltransferase 1 isoform X1, with translation MSRGNMFLFQLMNFGTLHSVAFFIRLFLVGFGIYQDRTMVVKYTDIDFHVFIDASRLVTLGESPYNRSTYRYTPLLAWMLSPSIYLTSHFGKLLFVICDVLSGVLLYHILTLRGLSSDAACHFSALWLLNPLPIGVSTRGNAEALLAILVLSTLLCLQLKRHFTAAFLYGLSVHMKIYTVIYALPIALFISNHKDLKNHYKGVFRIIQSLFSKDLALFAAVAGAMFLGLTLTFYCMYGWDFLQETYLYHLTRRDIRHNFSPYFYMFYLTVESEFCFVLGLVTFLPQVILLLLTSLAFYADLPLCCFLNTALFVSFNKVCTSQYFLWYLCLLPLVLPHLRLTVKQGIGLLLLWFTGQGLWLAPAYYLEFEGRNTFVIIWFAGLLFLIINSVVMVQIINNYIPKTIVQQKKKMK
- the pigm gene encoding GPI mannosyltransferase 1 isoform X2, whose amino-acid sequence is MLSPSIYLTSHFGKLLFVICDVLSGVLLYHILTLRGLSSDAACHFSALWLLNPLPIGVSTRGNAEALLAILVLSTLLCLQLKRHFTAAFLYGLSVHMKIYTVIYALPIALFISNHKDLKNHYKGVFRIIQSLFSKDLALFAAVAGAMFLGLTLTFYCMYGWDFLQETYLYHLTRRDIRHNFSPYFYMFYLTVESEFCFVLGLVTFLPQVILLLLTSLAFYADLPLCCFLNTALFVSFNKVCTSQYFLWYLCLLPLVLPHLRLTVKQGIGLLLLWFTGQGLWLAPAYYLEFEGRNTFVIIWFAGLLFLIINSVVMVQIINNYIPKTIVQQKKKMK